In bacterium, one genomic interval encodes:
- a CDS encoding 50S ribosomal protein L25/general stress protein Ctc — MKEISIAANARQTVGKGPARQARLEGKLPAVVYGPETTPLSVYVAEREFRSAMKAAAGSSSIFTLNIDGKPNKVLVREIQRDPVSSRMLHVDFHAISMTKPINLSIPVHITGISKGVKSEGGIQNLVLRELEISCLPTNIPDFVSVDVSELSIGDSIHVRDLSIPNVTVLEDKDSTVVTISAPTVIKVEAPTAEAAAEAEAAAAAAAAPGAAGAPAAGGAKAGAAPAGGAKAGAAPAGAKKDEKKPEKK; from the coding sequence ATGAAAGAGATCTCAATTGCCGCGAACGCGCGGCAGACTGTCGGCAAGGGCCCTGCCCGCCAGGCTCGCCTGGAAGGGAAGCTCCCGGCCGTCGTCTACGGACCGGAGACCACTCCGCTTTCCGTCTACGTCGCCGAACGCGAATTTCGCTCGGCCATGAAGGCGGCAGCCGGGTCAAGCTCCATCTTTACCCTCAATATCGACGGCAAACCGAACAAGGTTCTGGTCCGTGAGATCCAGCGTGATCCGGTCTCCAGCCGGATGTTGCATGTTGATTTCCATGCCATTTCCATGACCAAGCCGATCAACCTCTCGATCCCGGTTCATATCACCGGCATTTCGAAAGGCGTCAAGTCCGAGGGCGGTATCCAGAACCTGGTCCTCCGCGAGCTGGAGATCTCCTGCTTGCCGACCAATATCCCGGATTTCGTTTCGGTTGATGTTTCCGAGCTGAGTATCGGTGACTCGATCCACGTGCGCGACCTCTCTATCCCGAACGTCACCGTTCTGGAAGACAAGGACAGCACCGTGGTGACGATCTCCGCTCCGACCGTTATCAAGGTCGAGGCTCCGACTGCTGAAGCTGCTGCTGAAGCCGAGGCTGCGGCCGCTGCTGCCGCCGCACCGGGTGCCGCTGGCGCTCCTGCCGCAGGTGGTGCGAAAGCTGGTGCTGCTCCCGCTGGTGGTGCCAAAGCTGGTGCCGCTCCTGCTGGTGCCAAAAAGGACGAAAAGAAACCCGAGAAGAAGTAA
- a CDS encoding ribose-phosphate pyrophosphokinase, translating into MIIRSEIKLVTGNSNIGLAKKIAAYLGERLTDCTVTRFSDGEVFVQINENIRGADLFIIQPTNAPAENLMELMMLIEASRRASAMRITAVIPYYGYARQDRKDRPRVPITAKLVANLITTAGADRVITMDLHASQIQGFFDLPHDHLYSSWIFNDYIRTMGIENLVVVPPDVGGLKLARSTAASLNADLAIIDKRRPKANVSEVMSLIGDVKGRNVLIRDDMVDTAGSICTAAEVLKDRGANEIHAACTHGVLSGAAIERLAKSPIRKIILSDSIDQSQKNLDPDRYVILTCSELIGEAIKRISDEQSVSSLFEEQPSRMEE; encoded by the coding sequence ATGATCATTCGAAGCGAAATCAAGCTGGTCACCGGCAACTCGAATATCGGGTTGGCCAAAAAGATCGCCGCCTACCTCGGCGAGCGCTTGACCGATTGCACGGTCACGCGGTTCTCCGATGGTGAGGTCTTTGTCCAGATTAATGAGAATATTCGCGGCGCCGACCTGTTCATCATCCAGCCGACCAACGCGCCGGCTGAGAACCTGATGGAACTGATGATGCTTATCGAAGCATCCCGTCGCGCTTCAGCAATGCGCATTACCGCAGTGATCCCATATTACGGATATGCCCGGCAGGATCGTAAGGACCGTCCGCGCGTCCCGATCACGGCGAAACTGGTCGCAAACCTGATCACCACCGCCGGCGCGGACCGCGTGATCACCATGGACCTGCACGCGAGTCAGATCCAGGGATTTTTCGACCTTCCGCACGATCACTTGTACTCGTCCTGGATCTTCAATGATTACATCCGGACGATGGGAATAGAGAATCTCGTAGTCGTACCGCCCGATGTTGGCGGACTGAAACTGGCGCGCTCCACCGCCGCCAGCCTGAACGCAGACCTGGCGATCATCGACAAACGTCGACCGAAAGCCAATGTCTCCGAAGTGATGAGTTTGATCGGCGATGTAAAGGGTCGGAACGTCCTGATCCGTGATGATATGGTAGATACTGCCGGTTCGATCTGCACAGCCGCTGAGGTCCTGAAAGACCGTGGCGCCAATGAAATACACGCCGCCTGCACGCATGGCGTGCTCTCCGGCGCAGCGATCGAACGTCTGGCCAAATCGCCGATCCGCAAGATCATCCTGTCGGACTCGATCGACCAGTCGCAGAAGAATCTCGATCCGGACCGCTACGTCATCCTGACCTGCTCCGAACTGATCGGTGAAGCGATCAAACGGATCTCGGATGAACAGTCGGTCTCCTCGCTGTTCGAAGAACAGCCCAGTCGTATGGAAGAGTGA
- a CDS encoding septation protein SpoVG family protein — MQITEVRVTLRNEDKLRGFANVTFDGEFVVRGMKIIQGANGCFVSMPSRKRPDGSHQDIAHPVTADLRRRIEEQVLDAYQQELERTGQTF; from the coding sequence GTGCAGATTACCGAAGTGCGTGTGACGCTGCGCAACGAAGACAAGCTCCGGGGCTTTGCCAACGTGACTTTCGATGGCGAATTCGTTGTGCGAGGAATGAAGATCATTCAGGGGGCGAACGGCTGCTTTGTCTCAATGCCGAGTCGAAAGCGGCCCGATGGCAGCCATCAGGATATCGCCCATCCGGTGACCGCCGACCTGCGACGAAGGATCGAGGAACAGGTCTTGGACGCCTACCAGCAAGAACTGGAGCGAACCGGACAGACGTTCTGA
- the ispE gene encoding 4-(cytidine 5'-diphospho)-2-C-methyl-D-erythritol kinase: MFVKRITSDSLIIGAPAKVNLFLQVLRRRPDGYHDLNSLFQAVSLFDRLTFTLSDSPDVTIVSSRQDIGPVEHNLVTKTWKLLQSRLGIKQGINVNLEKNIPVGGGLGGGSADAAATLIAANLLLNLQLTEFHLADIGAHIGSDVPFFFTAGQAIAQGRGELLTETDFPTDYWIVLVTPNLQISTAESYASLKMTLTEPKNPFKLTVCRTAGELFAQLALSGNDFEGEHRKRYPVLTRIAESLTRSGASVVRMSGSGATMFGLFETAPECDNGLIDGEPDWQVQVVRPVQLSRC; encoded by the coding sequence ATGTTTGTGAAGCGAATCACCAGCGACAGCCTGATTATCGGCGCACCCGCCAAAGTAAACCTCTTTCTGCAGGTCCTGCGAAGGAGGCCCGATGGTTACCACGACCTCAACTCCCTTTTCCAGGCAGTTTCGTTATTTGACAGGCTCACCTTCACCCTCAGCGACTCTCCCGATGTGACGATTGTTTCCTCACGTCAAGACATTGGCCCCGTTGAGCATAACTTAGTAACCAAAACATGGAAGCTTCTTCAGTCGCGTCTCGGCATCAAACAGGGGATAAACGTCAACCTTGAAAAAAACATCCCTGTTGGCGGGGGGTTGGGGGGCGGTTCAGCTGATGCCGCGGCCACCCTGATCGCAGCTAATCTTTTGTTGAACTTACAGTTAACTGAATTTCACCTGGCCGATATTGGGGCGCACATCGGATCCGATGTTCCCTTCTTTTTTACTGCCGGACAGGCAATTGCCCAGGGACGCGGCGAACTCCTGACTGAGACAGATTTCCCGACTGATTATTGGATTGTCTTAGTTACCCCGAACCTTCAGATCTCAACCGCCGAGAGCTACGCCTCGCTCAAAATGACCTTGACGGAGCCCAAGAATCCCTTTAAGTTAACCGTTTGCCGGACGGCTGGTGAGCTGTTTGCACAGCTTGCTCTGTCCGGCAACGACTTTGAAGGTGAACATCGGAAACGGTATCCGGTTTTAACTCGGATAGCGGAGTCGTTGACACGATCTGGGGCTAGTGTAGTGCGAATGTCCGGCTCCGGTGCAACGATGTTTGGTCTCTTCGAAACAGCGCCTGAGTGTGACAACGGTCTGATCGATGGCGAGCCGGATTGGCAGGTACAGGTAGTCAGGCCTGTTCAACTGTCTCGTTGTTGA
- the acnA gene encoding aconitate hydratase AcnA, which produces MKEFSMDRFSAQAELKVSGQACKIYRLDKLNQYGAIDKMPYSIKVLLENVLRNCDGRAVTEDDVKRLAAYSPKKVGEVEVPFKPARVILQDFTGVPAVVDLAAMRSAMKRMGGDPQKINPLVPVDLVIDHSVQVDEYGKEAALMLNMEKEFHRNRERYEFLHWGQRSFKNFRVVPPATGIVHQVNLEYLAKVVIASDGVAYPDTLVGTDSHTVMINGLGVVGWGVGGIEAEAVMLGQPLYMLTPEVIGFKLTGELAEGVTGTDLVLTLTQILRKRGVVGKFVEYCGPALDNLTLPVRAMVGNMAPEYGATMGFFPVDKTTLDYLKLTGRSENEIALVEAYCKEQGLFRTSTSPIPEFTELLELDISTVQPSLAGPKRPQDRVSLSNVKSDFLQLLGKPIAERGFELPAAELTKTAAIRNGYNAEIGHGAVVIAAITSCTNTSDPYVLIASAILAKKAVEKGLKSKPYVKTSLAPGSRVVTDYLEKAGLQKYLDAIGFQTVGYGCTTCIGNSGPLPEIVSNAITEGNIVAAAVLSGNRNFEGRVNPQTRANYLASPPLVVAYALAGTVDFDWEKDSLGNDKSGKPVFLKDIWPTQKEIEDTIKSSVTPEMFRNQYGSVFDGNPTWNAIKSTGGEIYQWEEASTYIQEPPFFMEMSKEAGHIQPISGAKVLGMFADSITTDHISPAGAIKKDSPAGKFLTNAGVTFDDFNSYGSRRGNDRVMTRGTFANIRLRNQMVPGVEGGVTVYHPTGEKMSIYDAAMKYKADRTPLIILAGKDYGMGSSRDWAAKGTLLLGVKAVIAQSYERIHRSNLVGMGLLPLQFMEGESRETLGLTGNETFTIDGLSDNIKPHEVLTVRAKSESGEKSFKVLTRIDTIIEVDYYRHGGVLPYVLRQMMSAK; this is translated from the coding sequence GTGAAGGAGTTTTCGATGGATCGCTTCTCTGCTCAGGCCGAACTCAAAGTATCCGGCCAAGCCTGTAAGATCTACCGCCTCGATAAATTGAACCAATATGGCGCGATCGACAAAATGCCGTACTCGATCAAGGTGCTGCTCGAAAACGTGCTGCGCAATTGCGATGGCCGGGCAGTGACCGAGGATGATGTCAAGCGGCTCGCCGCCTATAGCCCGAAGAAAGTCGGCGAGGTCGAAGTGCCTTTCAAGCCTGCGCGTGTGATCCTTCAGGATTTCACCGGCGTCCCGGCTGTGGTCGATCTGGCCGCGATGCGGTCAGCCATGAAGCGGATGGGCGGAGACCCACAGAAGATCAACCCGCTAGTGCCGGTCGATCTGGTGATCGACCACTCAGTGCAGGTCGACGAGTACGGCAAAGAGGCCGCGTTGATGCTGAATATGGAAAAGGAATTTCATCGCAATCGTGAGCGATACGAGTTCCTGCACTGGGGGCAGCGGTCATTCAAGAATTTCCGGGTGGTACCACCCGCGACCGGGATTGTCCACCAGGTGAACCTGGAGTATCTCGCCAAAGTGGTAATTGCTTCCGATGGCGTCGCTTATCCCGATACATTAGTCGGAACCGATTCGCATACCGTCATGATCAACGGCCTCGGTGTCGTTGGCTGGGGAGTGGGTGGGATCGAGGCCGAGGCAGTCATGCTTGGCCAGCCGCTCTATATGCTGACTCCCGAAGTTATCGGCTTCAAGCTGACCGGCGAACTGGCCGAAGGGGTCACTGGCACCGATCTGGTGTTGACCCTGACGCAGATCCTTCGCAAGCGCGGCGTGGTCGGCAAGTTTGTCGAATACTGCGGCCCGGCGCTCGATAATCTGACTTTGCCGGTGCGTGCGATGGTTGGCAACATGGCGCCGGAGTATGGCGCGACTATGGGATTTTTCCCGGTCGACAAAACGACGCTCGACTATCTCAAACTGACCGGTCGCTCGGAGAACGAGATCGCTCTGGTCGAGGCTTACTGCAAAGAGCAGGGGCTCTTCCGCACTTCGACAAGCCCGATTCCGGAATTCACTGAACTCCTTGAACTGGATATCAGCACAGTGCAGCCGTCGCTTGCCGGACCGAAACGTCCGCAGGACAGAGTGTCGCTGTCAAACGTCAAGAGTGATTTCCTCCAGTTGCTGGGGAAACCGATCGCCGAACGCGGCTTTGAACTTCCCGCCGCCGAACTGACCAAAACTGCGGCGATTCGCAACGGCTACAACGCTGAGATCGGCCATGGCGCAGTCGTGATCGCAGCGATTACCTCCTGCACGAATACTTCCGATCCATATGTCCTGATCGCCTCAGCGATTCTCGCCAAGAAAGCGGTCGAGAAGGGGCTGAAGTCCAAGCCGTACGTGAAGACTTCGCTCGCTCCTGGCTCTCGCGTGGTGACTGATTATCTTGAAAAGGCTGGATTGCAGAAGTATCTCGATGCGATCGGATTCCAGACAGTCGGCTATGGCTGCACCACCTGTATTGGTAACTCAGGACCGCTCCCTGAGATCGTCTCCAATGCGATCACCGAAGGAAATATCGTTGCGGCGGCTGTTCTCTCCGGTAATAGAAACTTCGAGGGACGAGTCAATCCGCAGACTCGCGCGAACTATCTGGCTTCGCCGCCGCTGGTTGTTGCGTACGCATTGGCTGGAACAGTCGACTTTGACTGGGAGAAGGATTCGCTCGGCAACGACAAGTCCGGCAAGCCGGTCTTCCTGAAAGATATCTGGCCGACCCAAAAGGAGATTGAGGATACGATCAAGAGTTCCGTCACTCCCGAAATGTTCCGCAATCAGTACGGCTCGGTTTTTGACGGCAATCCGACCTGGAATGCGATCAAGTCGACCGGCGGCGAGATCTATCAGTGGGAGGAGGCCTCGACCTACATCCAGGAGCCGCCGTTCTTCATGGAGATGTCGAAAGAGGCGGGACATATCCAGCCGATCTCCGGTGCGAAAGTGCTCGGGATGTTCGCCGATTCTATTACCACAGATCATATCTCTCCGGCAGGCGCGATCAAGAAAGATTCACCGGCCGGCAAATTCCTGACCAACGCTGGTGTGACCTTTGATGATTTCAACAGCTATGGCTCGCGCCGCGGCAACGACCGTGTCATGACGCGCGGGACATTCGCCAATATCCGGCTGCGCAATCAGATGGTGCCAGGTGTCGAAGGGGGCGTGACCGTCTATCATCCGACCGGCGAAAAGATGTCGATCTATGATGCCGCGATGAAATACAAAGCCGATCGCACGCCGCTGATCATCCTTGCCGGGAAAGATTACGGCATGGGATCATCGCGCGATTGGGCGGCCAAAGGGACGCTCCTTCTCGGTGTCAAAGCCGTGATCGCCCAGAGTTACGAGCGAATCCATCGTTCGAACCTGGTCGGGATGGGGCTGCTTCCGCTGCAATTCATGGAGGGGGAATCGCGCGAGACGCTCGGCCTGACCGGCAATGAGACCTTCACGATCGACGGTCTTTCGGACAATATCAAGCCGCATGAAGTTCTGACGGTCCGGGCGAAATCGGAATCCGGCGAAAAGAGCTTCAAGGTGCTGACGCGCATTGATACGATCATTGAGGTCGACTATTATCGCCACGGTGGCGTGCTGCCGTATGTATTGCGGCAGATGATGTCGGCGAAGTAA
- the fbaA gene encoding class II fructose-bisphosphate aldolase — translation MPVVTPEIYRKMLDSARAGKYAFPAINVTTMETANAALKGFADAKSDGIIQVSTGGGEFASGLNLKDAVLGAISIAEHVHRVADRYGVYIALHTDHCPPDKEEKFLRPLIAETARRRKAGMVNLFHSHMYDGSSLPTNENMKRSVELLKLCKENDIILEVEIGVVGGEEDGVDNSKADRAKLYTTPEDMMAVYEALHPIGGRYMLAATFGNVHGIYKPGNVVLKPTILRDGQEACIKKFGKQGAADLVFHGGSGSELKDIHETLEYGVVKMNIDTDTQYWFTEAIVKHVDTYRKVLLHTAEDVADKKRFDPRSYLKEGEKNMAKRVQMGCDDLKSTGKTLCK, via the coding sequence ATGCCAGTAGTTACTCCTGAGATCTATCGGAAGATGCTTGATTCCGCTCGCGCGGGGAAATATGCCTTCCCGGCGATCAATGTCACCACTATGGAAACCGCCAACGCCGCCCTGAAGGGGTTTGCCGATGCCAAGTCGGATGGGATCATCCAGGTCTCGACCGGCGGCGGCGAGTTTGCCTCCGGTCTGAACCTCAAAGATGCCGTGTTGGGGGCGATCTCGATCGCCGAGCATGTGCATCGCGTGGCGGATCGCTATGGCGTCTACATCGCGCTGCACACCGACCATTGCCCGCCCGACAAGGAAGAGAAATTCCTTCGCCCGCTGATCGCGGAGACGGCGCGCCGTCGCAAAGCCGGAATGGTGAACCTGTTCCACTCGCACATGTACGATGGTTCTTCATTACCGACCAATGAGAATATGAAGCGCTCGGTCGAACTGCTCAAGCTCTGCAAAGAGAATGATATCATTCTCGAGGTTGAGATCGGTGTCGTTGGTGGCGAAGAGGACGGCGTTGACAACTCCAAAGCGGACCGTGCCAAGCTTTACACGACTCCCGAAGATATGATGGCGGTCTATGAAGCGCTGCATCCGATCGGCGGACGGTATATGCTGGCGGCGACTTTCGGCAATGTCCACGGCATCTACAAGCCGGGAAATGTGGTTCTTAAGCCGACCATTCTGCGCGATGGTCAGGAAGCCTGTATCAAGAAATTCGGGAAGCAGGGGGCGGCCGATCTGGTTTTCCATGGCGGTTCCGGCTCCGAGTTGAAAGATATTCATGAGACGCTGGAGTACGGCGTGGTGAAGATGAATATCGACACCGACACGCAGTACTGGTTCACCGAAGCGATCGTGAAGCATGTCGACACGTATCGCAAGGTGCTGCTGCATACGGCGGAAGATGTCGCTGACAAAAAACGTTTCGACCCTCGTTCCTATTTGAAGGAAGGGGAGAAGAATATGGCGAAGCGGGTGCAGATGGGTTGCGACGACCTGAAGAGCACGGGGAAAACGCTGTGTAAGTAG
- a CDS encoding chromophore lyase CpcT/CpeT: protein MRISTLSVVVTVLLQSAITAKAADTIQPYQALPRLADMMTGSFSSAEQAAADTAFLDIRVQMMPIWKHLSSAIYIYIEQARADQLDLPYRQRVYRLTQLDDTTLTSQVFELKDRVKAIGAWRKFADSKVNTGLQYLNSLTPDDLQAREGCTIYLHPEGDSAFVGSTRAQECTSNLRGASYATSEVRIAMDYMYSWDRGFDSTGTQVWGATKGGYWFKKVRE, encoded by the coding sequence ATGAGAATTAGCACTTTATCTGTAGTTGTAACCGTTCTTCTGCAATCGGCAATTACGGCAAAGGCCGCTGACACCATTCAGCCTTACCAGGCCCTCCCCCGCCTTGCTGACATGATGACCGGCTCCTTCTCTTCGGCTGAACAAGCCGCGGCCGACACCGCATTCCTGGATATCCGTGTGCAAATGATGCCGATCTGGAAACATCTCAGTTCCGCCATCTACATCTATATCGAACAGGCCCGTGCCGACCAACTTGACCTCCCGTACCGTCAACGAGTCTATCGATTGACCCAACTCGACGACACCACCCTCACCAGCCAGGTTTTTGAACTGAAAGACCGCGTTAAGGCGATCGGCGCATGGCGGAAATTCGCCGATAGCAAAGTCAACACCGGCCTGCAATACCTGAATTCACTGACTCCCGACGATCTGCAGGCGCGCGAAGGTTGTACTATTTACTTGCACCCAGAGGGAGATTCGGCGTTTGTCGGCTCAACTCGCGCACAGGAATGCACATCGAACTTACGCGGCGCCTCGTACGCGACCAGCGAAGTCCGGATAGCAATGGATTACATGTATTCGTGGGATCGCGGCTTTGATTCCACCGGCACCCAAGTCTGGGGCGCAACCAAAGGAGGGTATTGGTTCAAGAAGGTGAGAGAGTAG
- the gcvT gene encoding glycine cleavage system aminomethyltransferase GcvT, which produces MTHTDTAPRPTPFTRYHEAAGAKMVDFVGYLMPVQYKGITQEHLAVRQHVGLFDLSHMGEFEVTGKDALAFLQKTTTNNVAALTDGKIQYSCMPYEHGGIVDDLLVYRINQDHYFLVVNASNIDKDFAWLKSHLFGDAKLVNRSDDFGLLAIQGPKAEKLMAELTSHDLKNMGYYTCARAKVAGVELFFSRTGYTGEDGFEMYIPPNQCDLLWKAITEAGKKYDLELIGLGARDTLRLEMKMALYGNDIDQTTTPVEAGLSWIVDFEKDFIGKPIMVQQKEAKPKRRLVCLEMEGKLVPRHGYDIVENGQKTGTVTSGTFSPSLQKAIALAYVPAEKSKVGSEVTIAIRDRQVIAQVVKPPFYKNASHK; this is translated from the coding sequence ATGACACATACAGATACCGCTCCAAGACCAACCCCGTTCACTCGTTATCACGAAGCGGCCGGGGCGAAGATGGTAGATTTCGTCGGTTACCTTATGCCAGTGCAGTACAAGGGGATAACCCAGGAGCACCTGGCAGTCAGACAGCATGTCGGTTTGTTCGATCTCTCTCATATGGGTGAGTTTGAGGTGACCGGCAAGGATGCGCTGGCATTCCTGCAAAAGACCACGACCAATAATGTCGCGGCTCTGACCGACGGCAAGATCCAGTATTCCTGCATGCCGTACGAGCATGGCGGGATTGTTGATGACCTTCTGGTTTATCGGATAAATCAGGATCACTACTTTCTGGTGGTCAATGCGAGCAATATCGACAAAGATTTTGCCTGGCTGAAATCGCACCTGTTTGGTGATGCCAAGCTGGTAAACCGTTCGGATGATTTCGGGTTGCTGGCCATTCAGGGGCCGAAAGCCGAGAAGTTAATGGCGGAACTGACCTCACACGATCTGAAGAACATGGGGTATTACACCTGCGCCCGAGCCAAGGTCGCCGGGGTTGAACTCTTTTTCTCGCGCACCGGTTACACGGGCGAGGATGGTTTTGAGATGTATATCCCGCCAAACCAGTGTGATTTGCTTTGGAAAGCGATCACCGAAGCCGGCAAAAAGTACGATCTGGAACTGATCGGTCTTGGGGCGCGTGATACACTGCGGCTCGAGATGAAGATGGCACTATATGGCAACGATATTGACCAGACGACCACGCCGGTTGAGGCGGGTTTGAGTTGGATAGTCGATTTCGAAAAGGACTTCATCGGAAAACCGATCATGGTCCAGCAGAAGGAAGCCAAACCGAAACGTCGGTTGGTCTGTCTCGAGATGGAAGGGAAGCTGGTTCCGCGGCACGGTTACGATATCGTGGAGAACGGTCAGAAGACCGGCACAGTGACCTCCGGGACATTCTCACCGTCGCTGCAGAAGGCGATCGCGCTGGCGTATGTGCCGGCAGAGAAATCGAAAGTTGGCAGTGAAGTGACGATAGCGATCCGGGACAGACAGGTAATCGCGCAGGTGGTGAAGCCGCCGTTCTACAAAAACGCGTCGCACAAGTAG
- a CDS encoding 2-phosphosulfolactate phosphatase — MHIDLFLHPAPLNRESLENKAIVVIDVLRFCTTVCTALRAGARGVIPTDGPGEAGEMRVKIGADMALVAGERNGVKLESFKFGNSPLEFTADSVGGKYLIMTTTNGTGIFTRAYKANPVLACALVNISKVADRIAREKRDLIIVCSGHEGSFSIEDTICGGMLIHLLMNRHGKDITVNDAGSLALLLFESNREAIGQTIAQGEHARFLTSIGFGRDVEVSSEIDAVPVLPVLKDGRLVLEEN, encoded by the coding sequence ATGCATATAGATCTGTTTCTGCACCCGGCACCGCTCAACCGGGAGTCACTGGAAAACAAGGCGATTGTCGTTATCGACGTCCTTCGTTTCTGCACGACAGTCTGCACCGCCCTCAGGGCGGGCGCGCGCGGCGTGATCCCGACGGATGGTCCCGGTGAGGCCGGGGAGATGCGGGTGAAGATTGGCGCGGATATGGCATTGGTGGCCGGAGAGCGGAATGGCGTCAAGCTGGAGAGCTTCAAGTTCGGCAACTCCCCGTTGGAATTTACCGCTGATTCGGTCGGCGGGAAGTACCTGATCATGACCACCACCAACGGGACCGGCATATTCACGCGTGCCTACAAGGCCAATCCGGTGCTGGCCTGCGCCCTGGTGAATATCTCCAAGGTCGCCGATCGGATCGCCCGTGAAAAGCGCGACCTGATCATCGTCTGTTCAGGACACGAGGGGAGTTTTTCGATCGAGGATACCATTTGCGGTGGTATGCTGATCCATCTGCTGATGAACCGCCACGGCAAAGATATCACGGTGAACGACGCTGGCTCGCTGGCGTTGCTTCTGTTCGAATCCAACCGTGAGGCGATCGGGCAGACTATCGCTCAGGGGGAACATGCTCGCTTTTTGACCTCGATCGGGTTTGGACGCGATGTCGAGGTATCATCGGAAATAGATGCAGTCCCGGTGCTGCCGGTATTGAAAGACGGTCGGCTGGTTCTCGAGGAAAACTAG